One bacterium genomic window, ATACTCGACCCATACCATGCGCGCCTATCACAGCGATCTGGTGCACTTCAGTGAATTCTTGAAGAAGAATGCGACCGGTGTCGATTCGCTTTCGGTTTCGTTCTATCCGGTAGTAAGAACCTATCTCTATCAACTCAAAGCTCAGGAAAAGAAGAACCGCACAATCGTGCGCAAGCTTTCGGCGATCAGAAAGTACCTGGCGTATCTACTGCGCGAAGGATTGATCACGCAAGAAATTGATTTGGATCTGCTGGGATTCAAACTTGACCGCACATTGCCGCAGTATCTAACTCAAGGTGAAGCCAAGGAGCTAATGGACCTGCCGCAGGGCAACGAGTTTCAGGAAGTGCGCGACCGGGCGATTTTGGAATTGTTTTACCAGTGCGGTTTGCGACTCGCGGAACTGACATCGTTAACGGATGCGTCAATTGACGACAATGCACGGTTGATTCGCGTGATCGGCAAGCGCAAAAAGATGCGGCTCGTGCCCTTTGGTGAAATTGCAGCGACACGCCTAGAGGAATACATTGTAGCGCGGACGGCAAAATTTGGATTGGGCATGGAACGACTGTTCGTAAACAAGAGCGGCGAGCCAATATCCGAGCGTTCAATAGCCCGAATCGTCGAAAAATACACGAAGCAACTTCGGGAAGGTAATCGCCTATCACCGCATAAGCTGCGCCACTCGTTCGCTACTCATCTGCTCGACAACGGAGCGGACTTGCTTGCGATCTCTGAGCTGTTGGGACACGCTTCGATAAAGAGCACACAGATTTACACTCATGTTTCGACGGCGACAATGAAGAAAGAATACCTTCAGGCGCATCCGCGCGCTCAGCGCAAGGCGACCAAGCTGAAATAGCGGCGAGCGCCGTATCAATTGATAACAGGAGAGATTCATGTTTAAAGCTACGACAATACTGGGGCTTAGGCACAAGGGGAAGGTCGCTATCGGCGGCGACGGGCAGGTGACCTTCGAGGATACGATCATGAAAGCGACGGCGCGCAAGATACGGACGTTGAACAACGGACGCATTCTGGCCGGATTCGCCGGATCATCAGCCGATGCATTCACGTTGTTCGAGCGCTTCGAAGCCAAACTCGAAGAGCATGGCGAGAATCTTCCGCGAGCCGCGGTGGAACTGGCCAAAGATTGGCGCCGTGATAAGTATCTGCGCCAGCTTGAAGCTCTGTTAGCAGTGCTGGACCAGGACCACGCTTTTGTCATTTCCGGCGCCGGCGACGTTGTTGAGCCGGATGACGGTATTATCGCCATCGGTTCAGGCGGACCCTTC contains:
- the hslV gene encoding ATP-dependent protease subunit HslV; its protein translation is MFKATTILGLRHKGKVAIGGDGQVTFEDTIMKATARKIRTLNNGRILAGFAGSSADAFTLFERFEAKLEEHGENLPRAAVELAKDWRRDKYLRQLEALLAVLDQDHAFVISGAGDVVEPDDGIIAIGSGGPFALAACRALVAETKMSAEQIVRRALEISGDICIFSNKNITTETLK
- a CDS encoding tyrosine-type recombinase/integrase → MSNALTGNIDRYLEYLRNVRQYSTHTMRAYHSDLVHFSEFLKKNATGVDSLSVSFYPVVRTYLYQLKAQEKKNRTIVRKLSAIRKYLAYLLREGLITQEIDLDLLGFKLDRTLPQYLTQGEAKELMDLPQGNEFQEVRDRAILELFYQCGLRLAELTSLTDASIDDNARLIRVIGKRKKMRLVPFGEIAATRLEEYIVARTAKFGLGMERLFVNKSGEPISERSIARIVEKYTKQLREGNRLSPHKLRHSFATHLLDNGADLLAISELLGHASIKSTQIYTHVSTATMKKEYLQAHPRAQRKATKLK